The Armatimonadota bacterium genome includes the window CGGGCCATCCGCGCCGTGCCCGACGGCGTCTACCGCGGCGCCTCCACCTTCACCCTGCGGGGCGAGCGGCTGCGGCTGGGCTGCGCCGTCACCGTGGACGGGGACGAGATCACGGTAGAGTGGGACGACGTGCCGCCGCAGCTGCCGGAGGGCGGGGTGAACTGCACCCTCTCCTACACGGCGGCGCACACCACCTACGCGCTCAAGTCCATCCTGACGCCCGAGGTCCCCAGCAACGCCGGCTGCTTCCGTCCCCTGCACGTGCGGGCCCCGGAGGGCAGCATCCTCAACTGCCGCTACCCCGCCGCGGTGAGCCAGCGCACCATGGTCGGGTGGTTCTGCGGCCCGGCCATCTTCCGCGCGCTGGCCGAGGTCCTGCCCGACCGGGTGCAGGCCTTCACCGGACTGCCCGGCGTGTGCACCGCCTACGGGCGGGACGAGCGCGGGGAGACTTTCAACGACCACATCATGTTCGGCGGCGGCCAGGGCGCCAGCGCCCACGGGGACGGCTACGCCGCCCTGATGTACCCCACCTCGGCGGGCAACGTCCCGGTGGAGATGTTCGAGCAGCGCACCCCCCTGCTGGTGGAGCGCAAGGAGCTCATCCCCGGCTCCGGCGGACCCGGGCGCCACCGCGGCGGGCTGGGGCAGGAGGTGATCCTGCGCAAGCTCTACGACGACGGGCTGCCGGTGCTGGTGAACGTCCTGCCCCACGGCACCGACTCGCCCCAGCCGGGCCTGCTGGGCGGGGGGCCGGGCGGCCCGGCGGGGGCGGAGGTGCGGGGCGCGCGGGTGGAGCCGGTGGCGGGGATCGGGCAGCTGGTGGAGCTGCGCCGCGCCGAGGACGTCATTATCATCCGCTCGGCGGGCGGCAGCGGCTACGGGAACCCCGCCGAGCGCCCGCAGGCGCTGGTGGAGCGCGACCGCCAGGAAGGCTACGTGCGGGAGTAAACGTGGGCGCCCGCCCGCGCTACTGCACCCTCTGCCGCACCCCCCTGGAGTGGCGCGCCGTCGAGCCCGGCCGCGCCCCGCAGCCGGTCTGCCCGGCCTGCGGCCACGTCCACTGGCAGAACCCCAAACCCACAGCCTCGGCCCTGGTCACCCGACGCCGGGGGGGCCGCCGGGAGGTCCTGCTGGTGCGGCGGGGGGTCGAGCCCTACCGCGACCACTGGGACTGCCCGGGCGGCTTCATGGACCCGGACGAGGACCCGCCGGCGGCCATCCGGCGCGAGCTGCGGGAGGAGCTGGGGGTCGAGGTGGCCGTGGGCGACCTCGTCGGCATCTACGCCGACCGCTACGACGAGACCGGCGAGCCCACGCTGAACATCTACCACACGGCCACCATCCGCGCCGGCACCCCCCGCCCCGCCTCCGATGTCAGCGGGGTCGGCTGGTTCCCGCTGGACGCGCTGCCCGAGCCGATCGCCTTCCGCAACAACCGCCAGGCCCTGGCCGCGCTGGCCGCGCGAACCCGCGCCGGGCGCCCTCCGCGGCGTGGCGACGGCGGCCTGGCACCGCCCGGTGGAGGGCGCAGGCGCGGTGCGGCGGGCCCGACGGCCAAGAGGAGAAGGACGCTAGCCCGGTGAAGGACGGGGAGAGCCCCAGCCGAGTAGAGAGCGGGAGGACGAGGATGGCCGAGCGGAAGATCACCAGGCGGGAGGCGTTGCGTGCGGCCGGGGCGCTGGCGGGCGCCAGCGTCTTGACGACGTTCGGGGTGCGGCTGCTGTCCGCGTCGGTGCCCAACGACACGGTGGAAGCCGCCGCGGGGCCGCGGGCGCCGCTGCGCATCGGCTTCCAGGTGCACCGCACCGGCATCGGCGCCGTCTACGGGCGGTGGTACGAGCGGGTGGGCAACGCGGCCCTGCGCCTGATCAACGAGCAGGGGGGCATCGCCGGCCGCCCGGTGCAGATCATCGTCGAGGACGACGGCACCGACCCCAAGCGCGGCGTGGAGGTGGTGGAGAAGTTCGTCAACCAGCACCGCGTCGACTTCATCTTCGGGACGCTCTTCTCCCACGTGGTCATCGCCGCCGCCCCGCGGGCCGGGGAGCTGAAGGTCCCCTACCTGGTGGTCAGCGAGGGGTACCACGTGGCCTCGGGCAAGCTCAACCGCTACGTCTTCCAGCCCGGCATCACCGACGTGCGCGCCCAGGTCACCGCCGTGGCCCCCTGGATCGTGAAGAACCTGGGGAAGCGGGCCACGCTCATCTTCCCCGACTACGCCTTCGGCCACGACCACCGCGACTTCTTCAGCGCGCGGCTGCGCGCGCTGGGCGGCGAGGTGGCGGCGCTGGTGCCCATCCCGCCCACGGAGACCTCCTTCACCCGCTACTTCGCCCGGGTGCCGCGCAACACCGACTTCATCTACCACGTCATGGTGGGACCGGGGGTGCTTACCTTCGTCAAGGAGCTGGGCGAGCACTTCGGCGCGCGCAAGCCGAAGCTCTTCGGCTTCATCGACTCCCTGGAGGGCGTGGACATCGCCACGCCCGGCCTGGAGTACCTGGAGGGGAGCTTCCTGTGGGAGGCCTTCCCGCGCTACGCCGGCAACGTCAAGACCGCCTTCGAGCAGCAGTACCGTGACCGCGTGGGCGTCGACGCCAACGGGGCCAGCAAGGCCGACCCGAAGGACGTCTCCACCTACTCCCACATGTTCGGGGTGTGGGAGACGCTCTTCGTCATCAAGCGGGCGGTGGAGGAGAGCGGCTACGCCAGCCGCACCCCCGCGGACTACCGGAAGTTCATCACCACCCTGGAGGGCTTCACCAGCTTCCCCGAGAGCCTGCAGCACCCCCAGGGGCCGAAGCGCTTCAACGGGAAGCTGCACCAGGTCTTCGGCCACCAGTTCATCTCCCAGGTGCGGAACAAGCGCCTGGTGGTGGTCCACCGCACCGCCATCGAGGACGGCCTCTACCCGCCGGAGGGCGACTACACCAAGATGCCGCTGTGAGCCTCCCGCGGCGCTGACGCCTCCGGGGATGCGCCCCCGGCCCGTCCTCCCCCCGTGACACCCGCCGGCCAGGCCGTCCTGGCCCTGCTGGAAGGCGTCGTCTCCGGGCTGGTGCTGGCGCTCACGGCGCTGGGCCTCTCCCTCGTCTTCGGGGTCATGCGCGTGGTGAACATCGCCCACGGCGACTTCTTCATGCTGGGCGCCGTCTTCGCCTGGTACGTCACCACCGCCACCGGCAGCTTCCCCCTGGCGCTGCTCGCCGCCCCGCTGGCCGCCGCGGCGGTGGCCCTGGCCGCCGACCGCCTGGTGCTGCGCCCCATCGGCTACGCCCCCGAGCCCACCATCGTGGCCACCATCGGCCTCCTCTACGTCCTGCAGCAGGCGGTCCTGAGCGTCTACGGCCCCTATGCCCGTCCGGTCCCCGAGCCGGTGGCCTTCCGCGTCGACCTTCCCTGGTTCGGCTACTCCGGCTACAAGCTCGTCGTGGCGGCGGCGGCCACAGCACTGCTCGGCGCGGCCTGGCTGCTGATCACGCGCACCCGCCTGGGGCTGTACATGCGGGCCACGCAGCAGGACCGGGAGATCGCCCAGGCCTTCGGTGTCCCGGTGCAGCGCATCTACGCCGCCGCCTTCGGCCTGGGGGCCGCGCTGGCGGCGCTGGCCGGGGTGCTCATCGTCCCCATCCGCCAGGCGCACTACCTGATGGGGCTGGACGCGCTCCTCCTCTCCTTCATGGCGGTGATCATCGGCGGGATCGGCAGCCTGGGCGGAACGCTGGCGGCGGCGCTGTTCATCGGGCTGGTCGACGGGGCGCTCTCCGTCTTCTTCTCGCCCACGCTGGCGCGCATCGCCGCCTCGCTGGTCGTGGTGGCGGTCCTGGTCGCCCGCAGCGGCGGGCTGCTGGAGGTGCGCGGGTGAGGGCGGGGGCCATGGCGCCCGCCGGGCCGGACCGGCACGACGGACGCGTCTGGGCGCTGCACCTGGGGGTGCTGGGGCTCCTGGCCCTGCTGCAGGCGGTGCTGCCCCCGTTCCACCACGGGATGGTCACGCGCATCATGCTGCTGGCCGCCTTCGCCGCCGGCTACAACCTGCTCCTGGGCTACACGGGGCTGATGAGCCTGGGGCACGCGCTGCTCTTCGCCGCCGGGCTCTACGCCGCCGGGCTCGGCGTCTACTACGGGCAGCTGGCCCCGCTGCTGGCGCTGGGGGCTGGGGTGGCGGCGGGGCTGGCCGCCGCCGCGCTGGTGGGTGCCGTGGCCCTGCGCACCACCGGCGTGGCCTTCCTCATCGTCACCCTGATGGTGGCTCAGATGGGCTTCCTCACCACGCTGCACTTCAACCGCATCACCGGCGGCGACCAGGGCCTCACCCTCACCGGCAGGCTGCGCCCGCTGGCGCTGGGCCCCTGGCATCTGGACCTGGCCCTGCCGGCCGCGAAGTACAACCTGGCCCTGGCCGTCCTGGCCGCAGGCCTCCTCCTCTCGCTGTGGGTCGTGCGCTCGCCGCTGGGGCGGGTCCTGCGGGCCGTGCGCGAGAACGAGGAGCGGGTGCGCCTGCTGGGCTACGACCCCTTCCGGTACAAGCTGCTGGCGCTCGTTCTCTCGGGCGGCCTGGCCGGGGCGGCGGGCGCGGGGTACGCGCTCCTCTTCGCCTACGTCGGCTCCGCGTTCGCCGACGTCCTCTACTCCATCCTGCCCTTGCTGTGGGTACTGGTGGGCGGCGCCGGGACGACGCTCGGCCCGCTCGTGGGGACGGCGCTGATGGTCTACGTGGTGGACGTGGCCAGCGGCCTCACCACGGCCTACCTCTTCGTGGTGGGCGGCACCCTGCTGCTGCTGGTCCTGTGGTTCCCCCAGGGCATCGTGGGGACGGCGCGGGCGCGGTGGTGGCCGTGGCTGCCGTGACCCCGCTGCTCGAGACGGTCGGCCTCACGAAGCGGTTCGACGGGCTGGCGGCGGTGCAGGCGGTGGACTTCACCCTGACCCCCGGAGAGATCCGCGCCCTCATCGGGCCGAACGGGGCCGGCAAGACCACCCTGCTCGGGCTGATCTGCGGGCGGCTGGCCCCCACCGCCGGGCGCATCCGCTTCCGCGGCCGCGACATCACCGACCTCGGGGCGCACGCGCGGGTGGCGCTCGGCATCGCCTACACCTTCCAGGTGACGAGCGTCTTCCGCACCATGACCGTCTTCGACAACGTGGTCCTGGCGGCGCAGCGCCGGTGGGCGCGGGGGTGGCGGGCGGCGCTGGCCGCCGACGGCCGGGCGGTGCGGGAGGAGGCGGCGCGGGTGCTGGAGGAGGTGGGGCTGACCGCGGGCTGGGACCGCCCGGCGGGAGCCCTCCCCTACGGCCACCGGCGCCTGCTGGAGGTGGCCATGGCGCTCGCCGCCGATCCCGTCCTGCTGGCCCTCGACGAGCCCACGCAGGGCCTGGCGGGGGAGGAGATCGCGCTCCTCACCGACCTGCTGCGCCGCCTGGCCGGGCGCCTCACCATCCTCCTGGTCGAGCACAATTTGGCGGTGGTGCTGGAGCTGGCCCGGCGCGTCACGGTGATGCACGAGGGGCGCATCCTGGCCGAGGGGACTCCGCCCGAGATCGAGACCAACCCCGAGGTGCAGCGCGTCTACCTGGGAGCCGCCTGATGGCCCGAACCGGCCTGGTGCCGTGCCAGCTCCACCGGCCCACGCTCCACCGTGGGAGGCGCACCGACGCCTGATGCTGACCGTGGAGGGGCTCACCTGCGCCTACGGCCAGGCCCGCGTGGTCCACCAGGTCTCCTTCCACGTGGCTCCCGGCGAGGTGCTGGCCCTGCTGGGGCGCAACGGGGCCGGGAAGACGACCACGCTGCGGGCGGTCATGGGGCTCCTGCGGCCGGTGGCCGGGCGCATCCGGCTGGACGGCGTGGAGCTCACCGGCCTGCCCGCGCACGCCGTGCCGCGCCTGGGGCTCGGCTACGTCCCCCAGGGGCGGCGCCTCTTCCCCGCCCTCACCGTGGAGGAGAACCTGCGCATGGGCCTGCTGGTGCGGGGCGGCCGCCCCGCCGACCTGGAGCCGGTCTTTGCCCTCTTCCCGGTGCTGCGCCAGCGGCTGCGCCAGCGGGCGGCCACCCTCAGCGGCGGGGAGCAGCAGATGGTGGCCACCGCCCGGGCCCTCGCCGCGCGCCCGCGCGTCCTGCTGCTCGACGAGCCCACCGAGGGGCTGGCGCCGCTGCTGGCCGCACGGCTGCTGGAGACCCTGGCGGCGCTGCGCGCGCAGGGCGTGGGCGTCTTGCTGGTGGAGCAGCGCATCGAGGCCGCGCTGCGCGTGGCCGACCGGGTGGCCGTGCTGGAGACCGGCCGGCTGGCCTGGGAGGGGTCGCCCGGGGCGCTGCGGGCCGACGAGGGGCTGCTGCTGCGCCTGCTGGGGGTGCGCCGCGCGCCGGGGCGCCCGGGCGCACCGCGCAGCGCGAGCTGATGCAGGCGGTGATCCCTCCGCAGCGCGTGCGCGGCCGCCTCGCCTTCGAGTTCGTGCGCCCGCCCGGTGACCGCCGCACCCTGGAGGGGCTGCTGCTGGAGGCGGACGAGCGGATGCTGGTCCTGGCGCACCCGCTGTCCCCCCGCCGCCCCGTCGTCGTCCGCGGCGAGACGGTCCTGCAGGCCGGCGACTGGGCGGTGTGGTTCCTCTTCCAGGGGGAGCCCTTCGACGTCGGTCGGATCTACCGTCCCGACGGGACCTGGACCGGGTACTACGCCGACGTCCTGGAGCCGGTGCGCTGGCGGGGACGGGACCCCGCCACCCTCGCACCGCTCGTGGACCTCTTCCTCGACCTGTGGGTCTCCCCCGAGGGCGACTGGACCGTGCTGGACGAGGAGGAGTTCGCGCAGGCAGTAGCCGCAGGGGCGCTGACGCCGGCGCAGGCAGGGCACGCCCGCCGCGTCCTGGCCGACCTGCAGGCGCGCACGGCGCGTGGAGCGTTCCCGCCGCCGGTGGTGCGCGACTTCCGGCTGTAGCCTCAGCCTGGGCCTCTTCGGTCCGCCGCTTCGTCCTCCGGCCGGTCCCGCAGCCACGCCAGCACGAGCGCGGGGGTCACGGGCAGGACGTCCACGTCCCGCCCCAGCGCGTCGCTGATGGCATTGGCCAGGCAGCCCACCGCGCCGATCGTCCCCGACTCCCCCACTCCTTTGAAGCCGCGTTCCGTGTAGGGCGAGGGCGTCTCCAGGTGGTGGACCTCGACCGGCGGCACCTCCGCCGCCGACGGCAGGAGGTAGTCCATGAAGGTCGCGGCGAGCGGCTGTCCCGCCGCGTCGTAGCGCAGCGCCTCGTAGAGCGCCTCCCCCAGGCCCTGCGCCACCCCACCGTGTGTCTGCCCCTCCACCAGCAGCGGGTTGAGCAGCGGCCCGCAGTCCTCGGCCACGACGTAGCGCAGGACGCGCACGACGCCGGTCTGCGGGTCCACCTCCACCAGCGCCGCGTGCGCCCCGTTCCCGAAGGCCGCCGGCGGCGGGTCGTAGGTG containing:
- a CDS encoding hydantoinase B/oxoprolinase family protein, which gives rise to RAIRAVPDGVYRGASTFTLRGERLRLGCAVTVDGDEITVEWDDVPPQLPEGGVNCTLSYTAAHTTYALKSILTPEVPSNAGCFRPLHVRAPEGSILNCRYPAAVSQRTMVGWFCGPAIFRALAEVLPDRVQAFTGLPGVCTAYGRDERGETFNDHIMFGGGQGASAHGDGYAALMYPTSAGNVPVEMFEQRTPLLVERKELIPGSGGPGRHRGGLGQEVILRKLYDDGLPVLVNVLPHGTDSPQPGLLGGGPGGPAGAEVRGARVEPVAGIGQLVELRRAEDVIIIRSAGGSGYGNPAERPQALVERDRQEGYVRE
- a CDS encoding NUDIX hydrolase, encoding MGARPRYCTLCRTPLEWRAVEPGRAPQPVCPACGHVHWQNPKPTASALVTRRRGGRREVLLVRRGVEPYRDHWDCPGGFMDPDEDPPAAIRRELREELGVEVAVGDLVGIYADRYDETGEPTLNIYHTATIRAGTPRPASDVSGVGWFPLDALPEPIAFRNNRQALAALAARTRAGRPPRRGDGGLAPPGGGRRRGAAGPTAKRRRTLAR
- a CDS encoding ABC transporter substrate-binding protein, with amino-acid sequence MAERKITRREALRAAGALAGASVLTTFGVRLLSASVPNDTVEAAAGPRAPLRIGFQVHRTGIGAVYGRWYERVGNAALRLINEQGGIAGRPVQIIVEDDGTDPKRGVEVVEKFVNQHRVDFIFGTLFSHVVIAAAPRAGELKVPYLVVSEGYHVASGKLNRYVFQPGITDVRAQVTAVAPWIVKNLGKRATLIFPDYAFGHDHRDFFSARLRALGGEVAALVPIPPTETSFTRYFARVPRNTDFIYHVMVGPGVLTFVKELGEHFGARKPKLFGFIDSLEGVDIATPGLEYLEGSFLWEAFPRYAGNVKTAFEQQYRDRVGVDANGASKADPKDVSTYSHMFGVWETLFVIKRAVEESGYASRTPADYRKFITTLEGFTSFPESLQHPQGPKRFNGKLHQVFGHQFISQVRNKRLVVVHRTAIEDGLYPPEGDYTKMPL
- a CDS encoding branched-chain amino acid ABC transporter permease, producing MTPAGQAVLALLEGVVSGLVLALTALGLSLVFGVMRVVNIAHGDFFMLGAVFAWYVTTATGSFPLALLAAPLAAAAVALAADRLVLRPIGYAPEPTIVATIGLLYVLQQAVLSVYGPYARPVPEPVAFRVDLPWFGYSGYKLVVAAAATALLGAAWLLITRTRLGLYMRATQQDREIAQAFGVPVQRIYAAAFGLGAALAALAGVLIVPIRQAHYLMGLDALLLSFMAVIIGGIGSLGGTLAAALFIGLVDGALSVFFSPTLARIAASLVVVAVLVARSGGLLEVRG
- a CDS encoding branched-chain amino acid ABC transporter permease: MAPAGPDRHDGRVWALHLGVLGLLALLQAVLPPFHHGMVTRIMLLAAFAAGYNLLLGYTGLMSLGHALLFAAGLYAAGLGVYYGQLAPLLALGAGVAAGLAAAALVGAVALRTTGVAFLIVTLMVAQMGFLTTLHFNRITGGDQGLTLTGRLRPLALGPWHLDLALPAAKYNLALAVLAAGLLLSLWVVRSPLGRVLRAVRENEERVRLLGYDPFRYKLLALVLSGGLAGAAGAGYALLFAYVGSAFADVLYSILPLLWVLVGGAGTTLGPLVGTALMVYVVDVASGLTTAYLFVVGGTLLLLVLWFPQGIVGTARARWWPWLP
- a CDS encoding ABC transporter ATP-binding protein codes for the protein MTPLLETVGLTKRFDGLAAVQAVDFTLTPGEIRALIGPNGAGKTTLLGLICGRLAPTAGRIRFRGRDITDLGAHARVALGIAYTFQVTSVFRTMTVFDNVVLAAQRRWARGWRAALAADGRAVREEAARVLEEVGLTAGWDRPAGALPYGHRRLLEVAMALAADPVLLALDEPTQGLAGEEIALLTDLLRRLAGRLTILLVEHNLAVVLELARRVTVMHEGRILAEGTPPEIETNPEVQRVYLGAA
- a CDS encoding ABC transporter ATP-binding protein; translated protein: MLTVEGLTCAYGQARVVHQVSFHVAPGEVLALLGRNGAGKTTTLRAVMGLLRPVAGRIRLDGVELTGLPAHAVPRLGLGYVPQGRRLFPALTVEENLRMGLLVRGGRPADLEPVFALFPVLRQRLRQRAATLSGGEQQMVATARALAARPRVLLLDEPTEGLAPLLAARLLETLAALRAQGVGVLLVEQRIEAALRVADRVAVLETGRLAWEGSPGALRADEGLLLRLLGVRRAPGRPGAPRSAS
- a CDS encoding DUF402 domain-containing protein, producing the protein MQAVIPPQRVRGRLAFEFVRPPGDRRTLEGLLLEADERMLVLAHPLSPRRPVVVRGETVLQAGDWAVWFLFQGEPFDVGRIYRPDGTWTGYYADVLEPVRWRGRDPATLAPLVDLFLDLWVSPEGDWTVLDEEEFAQAVAAGALTPAQAGHARRVLADLQARTARGAFPPPVVRDFRL